The Panicum virgatum strain AP13 chromosome 5K, P.virgatum_v5, whole genome shotgun sequence genome has a window encoding:
- the LOC120708627 gene encoding ATP-dependent zinc metalloprotease FTSH 3, mitochondrial-like isoform X3, which yields MGPTRITRSAIRRRSRRSRRAMGVTSLTPKVNGEDNNSKYQWNFKADVIKKFQELLAPLLFLGLIMLATLPQGSSAVEDHFLQLLQISFQEFKNKLLEPGLVDHIVVSNKSVAKVYVRSSPSSNHGQDGDIHITTSHLPGRETPSKYKYYFNIGSIDSFEEKLEDAQEALGRDPHIYVPVTYTSEVNWFKELMRFAPTALVVGLIYVAKKRMKGGISIGGSGGGARGIFNFGKPQVTKMDKNSKDKVFFKDVAGCDEAKQEIMEFVHFLKNPKKYEELGAKIPKGALLVGPPGTGKTLLAKATAAASDVPFLSISGSDFMEMFVGVGPSRVRNLFQEARQCAPSIIFIDEIDAIGRARGRGGFSGGHSERESTLNQLLVEMDGFGTTSGVVVLAGTNRPDILDKALLRPGRFDRQITIDKPDINGRDQIFRIYLKKLKLDKEPSFYSQRLAALTPGFAGADIANVCNEAALIAARSEDAQITIQHFEAAIDRVIGGLEKKNKVISKLERRTVAYHESGHAVAGWFLEHAEPLLKVTIVPRGTAALGFAQYVPNKNLLKTKEQLFDMTCMMLGGRAAEEVLIGKTSTGAQNDLEKVTNMTYAQVAVYGFSEKVGLLSFPQSGSGFGMGKPYGSQTASIIDTEVREWVAKAYEKTVDLIKMHKEQVAQIAELLLEKEVLHQDDLVRVLGERPFKTAEPTNYDRFKQGFQVEESDKSAEVSVSDANPSPLENVPT from the exons ATGGGTCCAACAAGA ATTACGAGAAGTGCCATCAGAAGGAGAAGCAGGAGGAGCCGAAGGGCGATGGGAGTGACAAGTCTGACCCCAAAAGTAAATGGTG AGGATAACAATTCAAAATATCAGTGGAATTTCAAGGCGGATGTCATAAAAAAATTCCAGGAACTCCTTgctcctcttctttttcttggactAATAATGCTGGCAACCTTACCCCAAGGTTCATCCGCCGTGGAG GATCATTTCCTTCAACTTTTGCAGATAAGCTTCCAAGAATTCAAGAACAAGTTATTGGAACCAGGGTTAGTTGATCACATTGTTGTTTCAAACAAATCAGTTGCGAAAGTTTATGTCAGGAGTTCACCCTCAAGCAACCATGGCCAGGATGGTGATATCCATATAACAACCAGTCATCTCCCTGGCAGAGAGACTCCAAGCAAATACAAGTACTACTTTAACATTGGAAGCATAGACTCTTTTGAAGAGAAGTTAGAAGATGCCCAGGAAGCATTGGGGAGAGATCCACATATTTATGTTCCAGTAACTTACACTTCTGAGGTCAATTGGTTCAAGGAATTGATGAGGTTTGCCCCAACAGCTTTGGTAGTTGGATTAATTTATGTGGCaaagaaaaggatgaaaggTGGAATTAGTATTGGGGGTTCTGGGGGAGGAGCTCGTGGTATTTTTAATTTTGGAAAACCTCAAGTGACAAAGATGGACAAAAATTCAAAAGACAAG GTGTTCTTTAAGGATGTAGCTGGATGTGATGAAGCGAAACAAGAAATAATGGAATTTGTGCATTTCCTGAAAAATCCCAAGAAATACGAAGAACTGGGAGCTAAAATACCAAAGGGTGCTCTTCTTGTGGGCCCCCCTGGTACGGGGAAAACACTCCTTGCTAAAGCCACCGCAGCAGCGTCTGATGTTCCCTTTTTGTCTATTTCTGGTTCAGACTTCATGGAGATGTTTGTTGGTGTTGGACCATCCAGGGTGCGGAACTTATTTCAAGAAGCTCGACAATGTGCACCTAGTATTATATTCATTGATGAAATTGATGCAATTGGTCGTGCAAGAGGCCGTGGGGGATTTTCTGGAGGACACAGTGAGCGTGAAAGCACATTGAACCAGTTGCTTGTAGAGATGGATGGATTTGGAACAACATCTGGAGTTGTTGTTCTTGCTGGTACCAACAGACCTGACATCCTAGATAAGGCTTTGCTCAGACCTGGGAGATTTGATCGTCAGATAACCATTGATAAACCAGATATTAATGGCCGTGATCAAATATTTCGCATTTACCTCAAGAAACTTAAACTGGACAAGGAGCCATCATTTTATTCTCAAAGATTAGCAGCTTTGACACCTGGGTTTGCTGGGGCTGATATTGCTAACGTTTGTAATGAGGCGGCTTTAATTGCTGCAAGAAGTGAAGATGCACAGATAACGATTCAGCATTTTGAAGCAGCTATTGACAGGGTtatcggaggcttggagaagaAAAATAAG GTTATTAGCAAGCTGGAGCGTCGAACTGTTGCATACCATGAATCTGGTCATGCTGTTGCTGGATGGTTTTTGGAGCATGCAGAACCACTTCTTAAAGTTACAATTGTTCCTCGTGGAACAGCTGCTTTAGGATTTGCTCAGTATGTCCCAAATAAGAATCTTTTAAAGACAAAAGAGCAGCTTTTTGACATGACGTGCATGATGCTAGGTGGTAGAGCTGCAGAGGAG GTTTTGATTGGGAAGACCTCTACTGGTGCACAAAATGACCTGGAGAAAGTTACCAATATGACTTATGCCCAGGTTGCAGTATACGGCTTCAGTGAAAAGGTTGGGCTTCTTTCCTTCCCTCAAAGtgggagtggttttggaatggGAAAACCATATGGCAGCCAGACTGCGTCAATCATTGACACTGAGGTGAGGGAATGGGTGGCCAAGGCCTATGAGAAAACTGTGGACCTGATTAAGATGCACAAGGAGCAGGTTGCACAGATTGCAGAGCTGCTGCTTGAGAAGGAGGTTCTCCACCAAGATGATCTAGTCCGGGTACTAGGGGAGCGCCCATTCAAGACGGCTGAGCCAACTAATTATGATCGTTTCAAACAAGGTTTCCAGGTTGAAGAGAGCGACAAGAGTGCTGAAGTCTCGGTCTCAGATGCCAATCCATC